ACTTTTTATCTACATGCGGACTACGGTTTACTGTATACTTATGAATTTCCATCGGTAAAGGAATAGGACCCCTAACACCGGCACCTGTCTTCTTGGCAACAACAACGATTGCCTTTGCCGATTGGTCTAACAACCGATGGTCATAAGCCTTTAACTTAATTCTCAACTTTACACTCACTTCGTTTTCTCCTATAACCTTGCTTTATTATGCTCAAGGTTTATTATTCGATGATTTTACTTACGACGCCAGCACCAACAGTGCGTCCACCTTCT
The window above is part of the Candidatus Hydrogenedens sp. genome. Proteins encoded here:
- the rpsJ gene encoding 30S ribosomal protein S10 gives rise to the protein MSVKLRIKLKAYDHRLLDQSAKAIVVVAKKTGAGVRGPIPLPMEIHKYTVNRSPHVDKKSREQFEMRVHKRLIDIINPGQATVEELTKLALPPGVDVEVKQ